The sequence gtttttccaTAAAGATTTTTTGGTTGTGTTCCAAGTCTGACAACATTTCAAAAAGGAATCCTCTAAATTGGTTCCACTGCACACCTGTCTCTTTGTGTGGAGATTgcttttgcaaaagaaaaaagaaagggtTGGATYATTTGCAGACCAACRTATTTTCTaaatggcatttgacaaaaatggAAAGTCAGACAAAAGAATTTGGAGAAGGACGCTCATTTCCAGAAGAATGATTTGGAAGAACAAGCAAAATCAAGATGGCCGAATTCAAGGCAAAAATACCCAACGTGGTAATTATTTTGAGGAGRAGATCAACAGATCAAAACTYTTTTGGATGCAGGAAGAGTCAGATTCaatgaagaaaatcaaagagCAAATTACCTGGAAAAAGAATTGCTTGACACAAAACTCAAGCTGCAAGAATGCAAgtctaataaaaaatgtacagaactgaagaaaacaatggCACTGCTGAAAAAGACATCTGATGAGATGGAGATGAAAGAATCAGACCAGGTCAAAGATGCAAGTCTGCAGATGGTCAGTTAGTACCAACCAGATATTCTAAGCCTTAGGGAAGAAATAGAAACGGTGAGCAGGAGCACAGGGATGAGAAATATTGTCATGCTGAGGTTGAGATAAAGACTGAGAAGAGCCAAATTCCTCCACGTAGAGAAGAACATGCTACAGAAGGAATTAGACGAAGTCAAACGTACACTCTTTTTAAACGtgtcaccaaaaaaaacaccaatttaATCACCTGTGACTGAAACTCTTGTTTGGCCTGAATGTAAAATTCAATGATTAATCTATTTGTTAACCGTTTCTTTTACAGCAGGTTCAGATCTGTTTTCAGAATAATCATCTTGGGAAAACACTCAAAAGGCATAGTTAAGTTAGCCACTATGTCATTAGtttctttgcctttgttttctTGCGGAGCCAGTCTGGTGACATGGGtgaacaaacaaagaaacaaataaaagagaaaaaaaactattgcttgagtacaagcattacaagttttaagaagaaagacataaaatccTGCTTTCTGACTCAAAATGTGTTCTCTCGaaatatggcagaaaaattcccccatatGGGGAATCTACGTATGTACCAAATTTCACATGTCTACAGTGGAAGGCATGGCCTGTTTCAGAGTAGGGAGCGTTGTAGAGTGGTTTTTCCACTCTCCCTTTTGAttccattaaaatgttatttcaggCAGGGGACAATTTTGGGAAAAGCTTGACGAAATGGTCAAGCTATATAAATGGTTATATAAAGCTTGGCCTCCAAGTTTCTATTTTCATGCAAAACAGGATAAGAAATTCTGTAATTATAATAGGCCTTTGCAGCACTTTAACCTCTCAAGtctaattaaaatgtaagaattaggtttatattttatatgtgcCTTCAGACACTGCAGTCTGAAGTAAGccaaatcatattttttatgttatgcgacatgtattttcttttttttatgacagtacaacacaaatcagattttcacaAAGGCGGACCAGGTCACTTGGATACGTGGTCCTAAATCCAGtctgatcttttcaaatgtgaccagATACGTACGGTGAGGTCACATTCAACCTctcaaaaaatctgaactgatgCAGTGAGccgtatatatacatatacttAGTTTTAACTGCAAATTTGTCCCTGAGTCAGTTGAACAAACATGACATGtaaaggttatcaaagtcaagctagcagaCAGTGCTTTCAGCAATAATCGGTTTTACCATAAATGGCTTGCACATTGTTGCTTTGTGCAcatgtatttttacattatccaaaaaaaagtaaaaataagaatgCACAAGTAAAATACCATTAGCATGTCAATTGATACTTAATGTGACACCAAGGAGAACTTTACCTTGGATACCAAAGGTAAGGTTGGTATCCAAGGTGTAGCCCCTTGGCTACACCCATAAACCTGTTAAGCCAATGAAcacatgaataataataaatctaatATAAATGTGCTTTTCAGTCAWGGAGAACACAACTTGCAGCTGTGTGTTAAACTTACAGTGAAGCACAGAGCACTTGAATATCTGCCATCTCTGCAACTCCATAAAAGCAAGcaagattttgattttgtttcccAGCAGGACTGAAAACATGGTTGAAGATCAGCGTGTCTGTAATGAATCAGCAGAGCTGGATGGACAGACTGTGACCTCCTATGTATTAAATGCTTTTGTAGTCATTTGGTCAATTCTGATAATATGTGGAAATCTTCTTGTAATCATCTCTGTCATTTACTTCAAGCAGCTCCACACTCCAACAAACTACCTGATCCTCTCTCTGGCTGTGACTGACCTGCTGGTTGGGGCTTTAGTTTTACCTTTCAGCACAATATTGTCTCTGAGTTCATGCTGGAATTCAAGTTATTTACTCTGTAAAATGCGAGGCCTGTTTGATATATTACTGTGTGCATCGTCTATTTTAAAYTTGTGCTGTATATCCATTGACAGATATTATGCAGTGTGTCATCCTCTAACATATWSAAGTAAAATGAATGTTCGCGTTACTCTGGCCATGATTCTGGTGAGCTGGACTCTCTCAGCTCTGCTTGCTATAAGCATCACTGGACGCGGTTTAATTCAAGGAAATCTCAACCGAAGGTGTGATATATTTATAGCTACAAAGGAAACCAGTCCTGGACCATTTATTGAATTCTACATTCCAGCAATTATCATTTTAACAATCTATCTTAAGATTCTGGTGGTGGCAAAGAAACAGGCGAGGCGAATCCAGAACACTATGACGTCTGAAGCAGCTCTCAGTAAGATGGATAGAAAGGCCAACATAACAATGACTATAGTACTGGGAGTCTTCTTCATATGTTGGACTCCTTTCTTTTTATCTATAGGTTTATACAGTATGGGAAAACTCACAATACCTGTTGTAGTTATTGAAGCATTTAAATGGTTAGGATGGTCCAATTCCATGTTGAATCCATTAGTTTATGCTTTCTTCTACAGGTGGTTCAGACGAGcctttaaaatgatcatttttggtCAAATATTTCAAGGAGATTTTTCCAATGCAACTTTGTGACATTATTTTGGTTGTATGTGCTGAGGTCCAATTTAACATGTTATCTTTTTATTGGTcacaatattttagtttaatatgGTAGAATTTTGTAATGTTACAAGACACATCTTACTGACTTTCATTACTTGAAATATTACACATTCGAAAAATTAGAAgtgattatgtttttaattttgatctgCAACATAATGAAACTGTCATTTATCATATATTTTGATAGCCCATTTTAGTCCCAATTGAaaccttcctttttctttcttttggaaACGGTGTAGTTCATTAAAACCTACAATACCTGCATAGTTTCAAATACGCTTGGCACTTAATGCCTCATCactgaattattattaaattgaaatgtGCATTACAATGATTGTTAGATTAAAAGTTGCTTTTGACAATAAAAACGTTTAGGCAGGTTTTTCAACACTTAATTGGGCTAAAATTTCtatattaaatttttaaactgtattttgctaatttaacaaaaaaaaaaatttgttagCTTTAAGCAGAAATTCatcataatttacagaaatagAGCTGCCTTGAAAACATCCTTCTGTTTTATTGATCTGCATACTGGTTCACCTTGTGAATTGGGCTAATGAACCCacctaaaataaatagtaaaagagaGGGAAATTACTTACACTGTAGCTGCTTTTACAAAGGCTGAAAGATTATGTCATAATTCCATTAAAACRTGCATTAATTTATCAAGATATTGAGATAAATTGGTCCATAAaggatgtttctgtttctacttTGTTACATATGTATCCCATTGTCATTCGTCAAACTACTTGCCgttattgtctttaaatttgCCGAACATAACATTTGACATTGGTAAGACAATAAATGACCCTTAAACTTCATTCATAAATCGATTTTtggtcactttttaaataacgGTCATTTTTTCTCCCCACATCAATGCATAGCATTTTGCAGCATCGTAACAGAACACCGYTAGCTGACCAGGAGGCASATCTATTGACCTTATCCCTGGGGGGGTTACTGGGGAAGCGATTATAGGTGTTACTTCCAGCAGTGCGGCTAGTAACACGGCTGGcattatttcattgtaatttgcAGGGTTGTTTGCTAATCTATATTCWTGATAGAAGTTACATCTCTCTTTTCAGttataatacaatatttaataaaacatgtttacagacaccgtctgctatcagagagctgctcagtaCAGATTTGTGAGTTTAATCACGGGGAGCGACAGGAACACGATTGTTACGTTTTGTTACGGAATGACAGTGAATTAGCAATGCTGCTAGCAGCTCGTTTCTCCAAAGAACCGACagtaataaagagaaaagcagagacaGAGTAAAACACCAGAACTACACATTATTAGCTTGGTgtgatgtacatttttattttttgtttgaatttaaaaaataataaagttcatgATCTGAGTATTTATCATTATGATTGATCcaggaaattttatttataggacaaaatatctgggtttattcaatccatcagaaccagaatctcGAGGTTCTCCGTTGGCTGCGTGTTGCTGAAAATCAGAGGAGATTTAACCTCAGCTGCTGCGCTCCAGACCGTAATACGGAGAATCTCCCCACTGGACTAGAACTGAACCAAATCACACATTAACCTGTATTAATGTGTGATTTGGTGGAAAGCAGCCTTCCACTGGAAAGTGTCGTAAGATGCCCTTGTGGAGCTCGGGCAACTGTTGTGCTGTTTGTGGCTGTACTCTAATTATCAGATCACGTTtaatttgtggctgcagcaagTTTGCTTTGAACGTGCTCCCAAAACAAAAGCGGTAGTTTTCATTGCCTTCTGGCTgataagcaaacaaaaagaatttggATAACAATTCTAAACTGGAAGAGAGAACCCAAAATGCTTTATGTGTGCTCATTTCATCATGTGGACAAAAAGCCAACGGAAGATAACCCACATCTGCATCCGAAGCAACTGAGTCAGTGAAGTAGCTACATATGCTTGTGAGACCTGAAGATATTAGActttttcttgaagttttcaTCCCTCCCCACAATAGCTGTAGGTTGCGGTAAAACAATATTGTCACATTTAAGCTTTGATAGCTGGTGTTCCGACATATTTATAGCCTCAAAGCTCTGACGAAAGCCGGTTAG is a genomic window of Poecilia reticulata strain Guanapo linkage group LG21, Guppy_female_1.0+MT, whole genome shotgun sequence containing:
- the LOC103457955 gene encoding trace amine-associated receptor 2-like; protein product: MVEDQRVCNESAELDGQTVTSYVLNAFVVIWSILIICGNLLVIISVIYFKQLHTPTNYLILSLAVTDLLVGALVLPFSTILSLSSCWNSSYLLCKMRGLFDILLCASSILNLCCISIDRYYAVCHPLTYXSKMNVRVTLAMILVSWTLSALLAISITGRGLIQGNLNRRCDIFIATKETSPGPFIEFYIPAIIILTIYLKILVVAKKQARRIQNTMTSEAALSKMDRKANITMTIVLGVFFICWTPFFLSIGLYSMGKLTIPVVVIEAFKWLGWSNSMLNPLVYAFFYRWFRRAFKMIIFGQIFQGDFSNATL